Proteins encoded by one window of Shewanella avicenniae:
- a CDS encoding DUF885 domain-containing protein, translated as MPSKPVFPRMLLLASILAIQPVSYVMASSADQTFEKLYQTEWKWRQDQNSVDEDSVIASVPSALPNVSLSKLQANLTYWQNVQQNLSKIDPSKLSDDNAMNLLVYQQQIASLMSDITNKVYERPLSGDTSFWGDLTYMTDDGFHTEQDYRNYVKWLSDMPRYFSQNIDNMRVGMKRGFVLPKISLQGRDATAASVVDAKGDSNIFFRPFTKMPSNLPEKVQAELKQAGLKAIEQAVIPAHKQVMDFLRNEYIPNAADSLAAYDLPNGKAFYQSQIKKYTTLDLTAEEIHQIGLDEVASIKQRMFDVMKQVKFDGSLKEFLDFLRTDPQFYVKTPQALLDRAAWIAKEFDAKAAQYFGRLPRSRFAVIPVPDDIAPYYTAGRGGPGVYLVNTYNLPARPLYSLPALTLHESAPGHAFQMPLAAENKALPEFRRNYYISAFGEGWALYSEKLGEEMGMYHTPYEVFGMLSYQMWRAARLVVDTGIHAKHWTRKQAQDFMLDNTALSTHEVTTEVDRYIAWPGQALSYYLGEMDIVKNRQKAEQALGEKFDIRAFHDTVLQLGSVPLSVLDARIDKFIADGGKSPYQD; from the coding sequence GTGCCTAGCAAACCCGTTTTTCCACGCATGTTATTATTAGCCTCAATTTTGGCGATCCAACCAGTATCCTATGTGATGGCCAGTAGCGCCGACCAAACATTTGAAAAGCTTTATCAAACCGAATGGAAATGGCGTCAAGATCAAAACAGTGTGGATGAGGATAGCGTGATTGCCTCGGTACCGAGTGCATTACCGAATGTTAGCCTGAGTAAGCTACAAGCCAATCTAACTTATTGGCAAAATGTGCAACAAAATTTGTCAAAAATTGACCCAAGCAAGCTGTCTGATGACAACGCGATGAACTTGCTGGTGTATCAACAGCAGATTGCTTCGCTGATGTCGGACATCACCAATAAAGTGTACGAACGGCCACTGTCCGGTGACACCTCGTTTTGGGGCGATCTGACCTACATGACCGACGATGGCTTTCACACCGAGCAAGATTACCGCAACTACGTCAAATGGCTGAGCGATATGCCACGCTACTTCAGCCAAAACATCGACAATATGCGCGTTGGTATGAAACGCGGCTTTGTACTGCCAAAGATTAGCCTGCAAGGCCGTGATGCCACCGCCGCATCGGTAGTCGATGCCAAAGGTGACAGCAATATCTTCTTCCGCCCGTTCACCAAGATGCCAAGCAATCTGCCCGAAAAAGTGCAAGCCGAGCTAAAACAAGCAGGCTTAAAGGCGATTGAGCAAGCGGTGATCCCAGCACATAAACAAGTGATGGATTTTCTGCGTAATGAATATATTCCCAATGCTGCTGACTCTCTGGCTGCCTATGATCTGCCAAACGGTAAAGCCTTCTACCAATCGCAAATCAAAAAATACACCACGCTGGATTTAACCGCCGAAGAGATCCACCAAATCGGCTTGGATGAAGTAGCCAGCATCAAACAGCGTATGTTTGATGTCATGAAGCAGGTGAAGTTTGACGGCAGCTTAAAAGAGTTTCTCGATTTTCTGCGTACCGATCCGCAGTTCTACGTGAAAACTCCACAAGCCCTGCTTGACCGCGCCGCATGGATTGCCAAAGAGTTCGACGCCAAAGCCGCCCAATATTTTGGTCGCTTGCCACGTAGCCGTTTTGCGGTCATTCCCGTACCAGACGATATTGCCCCTTACTACACCGCAGGTCGCGGCGGCCCAGGCGTGTATTTGGTCAACACCTACAATCTGCCTGCACGACCACTGTATTCATTGCCAGCGTTAACCCTGCATGAATCAGCCCCAGGCCATGCGTTCCAAATGCCATTGGCAGCAGAAAATAAGGCGCTGCCGGAGTTTCGTCGCAACTATTACATCTCCGCCTTTGGTGAAGGCTGGGCACTGTACAGTGAAAAACTCGGCGAAGAGATGGGCATGTACCACACCCCGTATGAAGTGTTCGGCATGTTGAGCTATCAGATGTGGCGCGCGGCCCGTTTGGTGGTAGATACCGGTATTCACGCCAAGCATTGGACCCGCAAACAAGCGCAAGACTTTATGTTGGATAACACGGCGCTGTCGACCCACGAAGTCACCACTGAGGTGGATCGCTACATTGCGTGGCCGGGTCAGGCCTTGTCGTACTACTTGGGTGAAATGGATATCGTCAAAAATCGCCAGAAAGCGGAACAAGCGCTGGGTGAGAAGTTCGATATTCGCGCCTTCCATGACACGGTATTGCAACTGGGTTCAGTGCCTTTGTCAGTGCTGGATGCACGCATTGACAAGTTTATTGCCGATGGTGGTAAATCACCGTATCAAGACTAA
- a CDS encoding HvfA family oxazolone/thioamide-modified RiPP metallophore: MNQVKATTLALALSGLAAATVATEVTANPFSMTQLASGYQLTPDGPDKAKEGKCGEGKCGAEKKAEKEGKCGEGKCGADKAAMKMDKKAAKEMKQGDKMKEGSCGAEHKMQHEGKCGNEKAMEKKAEKKPTPF, from the coding sequence ATGAATCAAGTTAAAGCAACCACACTGGCGTTAGCCTTGAGCGGATTAGCAGCAGCGACAGTGGCAACCGAAGTAACTGCCAACCCATTTAGCATGACCCAACTGGCCAGCGGCTATCAGTTAACCCCAGATGGCCCGGATAAAGCCAAAGAAGGCAAATGCGGTGAAGGTAAGTGCGGCGCTGAGAAAAAGGCTGAGAAAGAGGGTAAATGTGGCGAAGGCAAGTGTGGTGCCGACAAAGCCGCGATGAAGATGGATAAAAAGGCCGCCAAGGAGATGAAACAGGGCGACAAAATGAAAGAAGGCAGCTGTGGTGCCGAGCACAAGATGCAGCATGAAGGCAAATGTGGCAATGAAAAAGCCATGGAGAAAAAAGCTGAGAAAAAACCAACGCCATTCTAA
- a CDS encoding nucleotidyltransferase family protein, with product MASQSQVGILLLAAGKGERFIAAGGEGNKLLAMYPNANGDQVPLLAFSLSQAVASGLPVRLVTRPSETAVIALAEQFGAEVTLIDSQGSSETIAAGVRDSAEWAGWLIAPADMGWLHSSDYLQVAAALTSDDAQARLMFEEVPGHPVGFGKGYYAVLSQLQGDKGARALLQNSKLQRLSGHIGVIKDADLPAH from the coding sequence GTGGCATCACAATCACAGGTGGGCATTTTGTTGTTGGCGGCGGGCAAAGGGGAACGTTTTATTGCCGCGGGCGGCGAAGGCAATAAATTGTTGGCCATGTACCCCAATGCTAATGGCGATCAAGTGCCGCTGCTGGCGTTTTCGTTGTCACAAGCGGTGGCGTCGGGTTTGCCGGTGCGATTGGTTACCCGGCCCAGCGAAACCGCGGTGATTGCCTTAGCTGAGCAGTTTGGTGCCGAGGTGACACTGATTGATAGCCAAGGTTCGAGCGAAACCATTGCCGCAGGTGTGCGCGATAGTGCTGAGTGGGCTGGTTGGTTGATTGCGCCAGCGGATATGGGCTGGTTACACAGCAGTGATTATCTGCAAGTGGCGGCCGCACTCACCAGTGATGACGCCCAAGCGCGGCTGATGTTTGAAGAGGTGCCCGGCCATCCGGTCGGATTTGGTAAAGGTTACTATGCGGTGCTAAGCCAGTTGCAAGGCGATAAAGGCGCGCGCGCGTTACTCCAAAACAGTAAGTTGCAGCGACTGTCAGGGCACATTGGCGTCATTAAAGATGCCGATCTGCCAGCCCATTAG
- a CDS encoding cytochrome c, with product MKRGLYSVVIAVVVVLVGFGIYAWHPSIAPVTPPAKDQFSADIIAKGKVLAAAGYCSTCHTAPGGKPFAGNYAMHSDFGTIYSSNITPDQATGIGNWSEEAFIRAMRTGVSRDGSHLLPAFPFEHFNKMTDDDIKAVYAYIMSSVAPVQQTKQENGIPFPLNIRFLQAGWKLLFADTSDFKADSNKSAEWNRGAYLAEGIAHCGACHTPRNELGGELRDQMYSGAAIDGWIAPSLTASSTAPLKWREQDFFEYLSTGNSPFHGSAGGPMAPVVHDGLSALSTQDIQAIATYFADKAGNVSEDPAQSPALTKAVAAQQLPDLRTHQGARLYAASCQSCHYSQQKLVKGRPLLALGSAVHLDDPANLINVILDGFRADQGIKGVVMPAFRDALSDEDITALAAYLRQAAGEQPWPNLEQRVGEIRRQPRFEH from the coding sequence ATGAAACGCGGTTTATACAGCGTGGTTATCGCTGTGGTCGTCGTATTGGTTGGCTTTGGCATTTACGCCTGGCACCCGTCGATCGCTCCGGTAACGCCACCAGCCAAGGATCAGTTTTCAGCAGACATAATTGCAAAAGGTAAGGTGTTGGCAGCCGCTGGCTACTGCAGCACTTGCCATACTGCGCCAGGCGGCAAACCTTTTGCCGGCAACTATGCCATGCACTCTGATTTCGGCACTATCTATTCCAGCAACATCACACCCGACCAAGCTACAGGTATCGGTAACTGGTCAGAAGAAGCGTTCATCCGCGCCATGCGCACCGGCGTAAGCCGCGACGGTAGCCATCTGTTACCGGCATTTCCCTTTGAACACTTCAACAAGATGACCGATGACGATATCAAAGCGGTGTACGCCTATATCATGTCGTCTGTTGCGCCAGTGCAACAAACCAAGCAAGAAAACGGTATTCCGTTCCCACTGAACATTCGCTTCCTGCAAGCGGGTTGGAAACTACTGTTTGCCGACACCAGTGATTTCAAAGCTGACAGCAACAAGTCTGCCGAATGGAATCGTGGTGCTTATTTGGCGGAAGGGATTGCCCACTGCGGCGCCTGCCACACGCCGCGTAATGAATTAGGCGGTGAGCTGCGTGATCAAATGTACAGCGGCGCAGCCATTGATGGCTGGATTGCCCCCTCTTTGACCGCTTCTAGCACTGCGCCACTGAAATGGCGTGAACAAGATTTCTTTGAATATCTCAGCACAGGTAACTCACCTTTCCACGGCAGCGCCGGTGGTCCAATGGCGCCTGTGGTACACGATGGTTTGTCAGCGTTATCAACCCAAGATATTCAAGCGATTGCCACTTACTTTGCTGATAAAGCGGGTAACGTGAGCGAAGACCCAGCGCAAAGCCCAGCCTTAACCAAAGCGGTGGCGGCGCAACAATTGCCGGATCTGCGCACACACCAAGGCGCCCGTTTATACGCGGCCTCTTGTCAGTCTTGCCACTACAGCCAGCAAAAACTGGTGAAAGGCCGTCCGTTATTGGCATTAGGTTCTGCGGTGCATCTTGATGATCCTGCCAACTTAATCAACGTCATTTTGGATGGTTTCCGTGCCGACCAAGGCATTAAAGGTGTGGTTATGCCCGCCTTCCGCGATGCACTGAGCGATGAAGATATCACCGCACTGGCTGCCTACCTGCGTCAAGCCGCAGGTGAACAACCTTGGCCAAACCTAGAACAGCGTGTGGGTGAGATCCGTCGTCAACCCCGTTTTGAGCATTAA
- a CDS encoding xanthine dehydrogenase family protein molybdopterin-binding subunit, with product MSRLPNKDNGTGLTRRGFLVAMTAAGVSFGFPRVAFAAMDPATDDGQPLPNAASVYEPSLWYSIDSAGKVKVNIIRAEMGQHVGTSIARILADELEADWDDVEIIHVDSHKKWGLMVTGGSWSVSQSWDIYRQAGAAGRTALIEAAANLWGVPKRLCHASKGQVICGKKTISYGELIAQGVNRQFTEAELKSLELKPNQELKLIGQQVRGLDINNKTTGQTVFGIDAKIDGMVFAAPILPPTRYGSKVLSVDDSAAKAVKGYQQTLTLADPSNTVPGWAVVIASSYYAAKKASELVKVEWQAGAATKVSEADIINHGRELLKDASKGAILDTGDSNTEPVFAQAASTIEHEYITDTVLHAQMEPLNALVFQNEDGVWEVHSGCQWQSLTLPVLSAALQVPEDQVVIKAYMLGGGFGRRLNGDYTIPAALASKALGGKPVKLVFTREQDLEFDSPRSASLQQLKMAFDANKQVIAMEHHATAGWPTEVMIPVFMPKGTNDQPYDPFAIAGADHWYSVGAQKVRAVSNDLANDTFRPGWLRSVSPGWVGFAVESFIDEAAHHTGTDPLAFRLEHLKAEGRNAGSGPIASGGAGRQAAVLKKAAEMIGYGKQLPKDSGIGIASTFGQERNMPTWVAVAVQVKVERDTGLVHVEKLHVAVDAGIIVDPNGAEAQCQGAALWGLSMALYEGTKLVNGKFRDLNFDTYTPLRIGQTPEVKVEFIKNDYAPAGLGEPAVTPVAPAIANAIYNAVGVRLRKIPMTPDDVKAAFKA from the coding sequence ATGAGCAGACTGCCTAATAAGGACAATGGCACCGGCTTAACACGCCGTGGCTTTTTGGTGGCAATGACTGCCGCTGGCGTCAGCTTTGGTTTTCCACGCGTTGCATTCGCGGCGATGGACCCAGCCACAGATGACGGCCAACCACTGCCAAACGCAGCATCTGTGTATGAACCATCACTGTGGTACTCCATCGACAGCGCCGGTAAGGTCAAAGTGAACATCATCCGCGCCGAAATGGGCCAACACGTGGGAACCTCTATCGCCCGTATTCTGGCTGATGAGTTGGAAGCCGACTGGGATGACGTGGAAATCATTCACGTCGATAGCCACAAAAAATGGGGCCTGATGGTCACCGGCGGTAGCTGGTCAGTGTCACAAAGCTGGGACATCTACCGTCAAGCCGGTGCGGCAGGCCGTACTGCGCTGATTGAAGCTGCTGCCAACCTGTGGGGTGTGCCAAAACGTTTGTGTCACGCAAGCAAAGGCCAAGTGATCTGCGGTAAGAAAACCATCAGCTATGGTGAGTTGATTGCCCAAGGCGTCAATCGTCAGTTTACTGAAGCAGAGTTGAAGTCACTGGAGCTGAAACCAAATCAAGAGTTGAAATTGATCGGTCAGCAAGTGCGTGGCTTGGACATCAACAACAAAACCACAGGTCAAACCGTATTTGGTATTGATGCCAAAATCGACGGTATGGTGTTTGCTGCGCCGATCCTGCCACCAACCCGTTATGGTTCAAAAGTGTTGTCAGTCGATGACAGCGCTGCCAAAGCAGTGAAAGGTTATCAACAAACCCTGACCTTAGCCGACCCAAGCAACACAGTGCCAGGTTGGGCAGTGGTGATTGCCAGCAGCTACTATGCCGCTAAGAAAGCCTCTGAGTTGGTGAAAGTAGAATGGCAAGCGGGTGCGGCCACTAAAGTGTCGGAAGCCGACATCATCAACCACGGTCGTGAGTTGCTTAAAGATGCCAGCAAAGGCGCAATTTTGGATACCGGCGACAGCAACACTGAGCCAGTGTTTGCCCAAGCGGCATCGACCATCGAACACGAATACATCACCGATACCGTACTGCACGCGCAGATGGAGCCGTTGAACGCACTGGTGTTCCAAAACGAAGATGGCGTGTGGGAAGTGCACTCAGGTTGCCAATGGCAATCGCTGACACTGCCAGTGTTGTCGGCAGCGCTGCAAGTGCCCGAAGACCAAGTGGTGATCAAGGCTTATATGCTCGGTGGTGGTTTTGGTCGTCGTCTGAACGGTGACTACACCATTCCTGCGGCATTGGCGTCTAAAGCCCTTGGCGGCAAACCAGTGAAGTTAGTGTTCACTCGCGAACAAGACCTAGAGTTTGATAGCCCGCGCTCAGCGTCACTGCAACAACTGAAAATGGCGTTCGATGCCAACAAACAGGTGATTGCGATGGAACACCACGCCACTGCTGGCTGGCCGACCGAAGTGATGATCCCTGTGTTTATGCCCAAAGGCACCAACGACCAGCCGTACGATCCATTTGCGATTGCAGGTGCTGACCACTGGTACAGCGTTGGCGCACAAAAAGTTCGTGCGGTATCGAACGACTTAGCAAACGACACCTTCCGCCCCGGTTGGTTACGTTCAGTGAGTCCAGGTTGGGTCGGTTTCGCGGTAGAAAGCTTTATCGATGAAGCGGCACACCACACAGGTACTGATCCGCTGGCATTCCGCCTTGAGCACTTAAAAGCTGAAGGCCGTAACGCAGGTTCAGGCCCAATCGCCTCTGGCGGTGCAGGTCGTCAAGCGGCAGTACTGAAAAAAGCTGCCGAGATGATCGGCTACGGTAAACAGCTGCCAAAAGACAGCGGTATCGGCATTGCCTCAACCTTTGGCCAAGAACGTAACATGCCAACATGGGTCGCCGTTGCTGTACAAGTGAAGGTTGAACGTGATACTGGCTTAGTGCATGTTGAAAAACTGCATGTGGCTGTTGATGCCGGCATCATTGTTGATCCTAATGGCGCAGAAGCCCAATGCCAGGGTGCGGCACTGTGGGGGCTATCAATGGCGCTGTATGAAGGCACCAAGCTGGTCAACGGTAAGTTCAGAGATCTTAACTTTGATACTTACACGCCACTGCGTATTGGCCAAACCCCAGAGGTGAAAGTCGAGTTTATCAAAAACGACTATGCGCCTGCGGGCTTAGGTGAACCTGCGGTAACCCCAGTTGCCCCTGCGATTGCTAACGCGATTTACAACGCGGTTGGCGTGCGTCTGCGTAAAATTCCAATGACGCCAGACGACGTGAAAGCAGCGTTCAAAGCCTAG
- a CDS encoding DUF945 family protein codes for MKKVLLIGAVVVAAAVVAAPKLGSARFDQQLKLVVDKINQTPGYKATLISHQSGWFSADSSIELGLDLAQIARFNQSDLLAALPALSVTSHLHTQFGPLLFNDKAALGWYSTQLTIAGEQLRDKLTWDANRPLLSIEYAAAFGDAFYMQDSIAPFSFKDDLEEIQLSFSGYQGQGSWIGRDLSYQGLAEKMDISLPEDEIHIGNIGLATTADVNLAELMSRHGYDAKTSVSVDYIDTFQLQLEKFLLAFESQVNKSNDTSAVSMSLSLDKATYMASALSNLALNFSLENIDNAFVKDYVKFIEQLSGNTDPAQMQQQLAQFVMPKLPQLLGKSPRVQLSLSGNLPQGSLIANVDTSVVNTDSSLSPAQLIDEQFWLQHLKAQLHAKADEDVATLIAGLVLKQQLASSSQFAEMPAEQQQQLINGQSGLMLQQLLQQGMLTQEEGTFSISASLEDGIANLNGLPIPL; via the coding sequence ATGAAAAAAGTTTTGCTTATTGGCGCCGTAGTAGTGGCTGCAGCTGTGGTGGCAGCACCCAAGCTAGGCAGCGCCCGCTTTGATCAGCAGTTAAAACTGGTGGTAGACAAAATCAATCAAACCCCCGGCTACAAAGCCACCCTGATTAGTCATCAATCGGGCTGGTTTAGCGCTGATAGCAGTATTGAACTCGGGTTAGATCTGGCGCAAATCGCGCGCTTTAATCAAAGCGACCTGTTGGCAGCGCTGCCTGCGTTGTCAGTAACCAGTCATTTGCATACCCAATTCGGCCCGCTACTGTTCAATGATAAGGCCGCCTTAGGTTGGTATAGCACTCAGCTCACCATCGCCGGCGAGCAGCTCCGCGACAAATTAACCTGGGATGCAAATCGCCCCTTGCTGAGCATTGAATATGCCGCCGCCTTTGGCGATGCGTTTTATATGCAAGACAGCATCGCGCCGTTTAGCTTCAAAGATGACTTAGAGGAGATCCAACTGAGCTTTAGCGGTTACCAAGGCCAGGGTTCATGGATTGGCCGCGACTTAAGCTATCAAGGACTGGCCGAGAAAATGGACATCAGTCTGCCAGAAGATGAAATCCATATTGGCAATATCGGCCTTGCCACAACTGCCGATGTCAATTTAGCGGAGCTAATGTCACGCCACGGTTATGACGCCAAAACCAGCGTCTCAGTGGATTACATTGATACCTTTCAACTGCAACTTGAGAAGTTTTTGCTAGCGTTTGAAAGTCAGGTCAACAAAAGCAATGACACCTCTGCCGTCAGCATGAGTTTGAGTTTAGATAAAGCCACTTATATGGCGTCTGCCTTGTCGAATCTGGCGCTTAATTTCAGCCTAGAAAATATCGATAACGCCTTTGTGAAGGACTACGTGAAATTTATCGAGCAGCTCAGTGGCAACACAGATCCTGCGCAGATGCAGCAACAATTGGCGCAATTTGTGATGCCGAAACTGCCGCAGCTACTGGGCAAATCACCTCGAGTACAACTGTCTCTCAGCGGTAATCTGCCCCAAGGCAGTTTAATCGCCAATGTTGACACTAGCGTGGTCAATACCGATAGCAGCCTGTCGCCAGCGCAATTGATCGATGAGCAATTTTGGCTACAACATTTAAAAGCGCAGTTACACGCCAAAGCGGATGAAGACGTTGCCACCTTGATAGCAGGGTTAGTATTAAAGCAGCAGTTAGCCAGTAGCTCGCAATTTGCTGAGATGCCTGCCGAGCAACAACAGCAACTGATTAATGGTCAGTCCGGCTTGATGCTGCAGCAACTCCTCCAGCAAGGCATGCTCACACAAGAAGAAGGCACCTTTAGCATCTCAGCCTCGTTGGAAGACGGCATCGCCAATCTGAACGGCCTGCCGATCCCACTCTAA
- a CDS encoding XdhC family protein, whose amino-acid sequence MSYLSQPLDARVLQQAINWAESVPVWLCTVLHTWGSSPRSPGSLLVATQDGRQEGSLSGGCVEEHFIKQIADSRWQQASQVVRYGDGELAPEVTLPCGGILEILVEYLPAGEATIAYLKQQLNAVQGYQAIRKQLTLPNACEQIVEDDFAGTTAAITYQAPNIDIRMAAAPRLLVAGYSPVAHYCMEFGHALGFEVVLLEPRENVRANIEQLPDGVRLLEIFPAKYLEQQGCHANTAIVSLTHDPRLDDLTMMEAINTPAFYIGAMGSSRNSAKRRERLERIGELTEAQLSRIHAPIGLAIGSKTPAEIGLAIMADIVRIKNLGHLSAKPVVQGTLNQLAPLSEENGASCAI is encoded by the coding sequence ATGTCCTATCTTTCGCAACCTCTCGATGCTCGCGTATTGCAGCAAGCGATCAACTGGGCGGAATCCGTGCCGGTTTGGCTGTGTACTGTGTTGCACACCTGGGGCTCATCGCCACGTTCGCCAGGCAGTTTATTGGTTGCTACTCAAGATGGACGCCAAGAGGGCTCATTATCTGGCGGCTGTGTTGAAGAACACTTTATCAAGCAGATTGCTGATAGCCGTTGGCAACAAGCGTCGCAAGTGGTGCGTTACGGGGATGGCGAACTCGCGCCGGAAGTGACTCTGCCCTGCGGCGGCATTTTAGAAATTTTGGTGGAATATCTGCCCGCTGGCGAGGCGACTATTGCCTATCTCAAACAGCAATTAAATGCGGTGCAAGGCTATCAAGCGATCCGCAAACAGCTCACCCTGCCCAACGCTTGCGAGCAGATTGTGGAAGATGACTTTGCCGGTACCACCGCGGCAATCACCTATCAAGCGCCCAATATTGATATTCGTATGGCGGCAGCACCCCGCTTGCTGGTCGCAGGTTACTCACCCGTTGCCCATTACTGCATGGAATTTGGTCATGCGCTCGGTTTTGAAGTGGTATTACTGGAGCCAAGAGAAAACGTGCGCGCCAATATCGAACAGCTGCCTGATGGCGTGCGTTTGCTGGAAATCTTTCCGGCCAAATATCTAGAGCAGCAAGGCTGCCACGCCAATACCGCCATTGTGTCGCTGACCCACGATCCACGCTTAGATGATCTGACCATGATGGAAGCGATCAATACCCCTGCGTTTTACATTGGCGCGATGGGCTCAAGCCGCAACAGCGCCAAACGCCGTGAACGTTTAGAACGGATTGGCGAGCTGACCGAAGCGCAGCTGTCACGGATTCATGCACCGATCGGCTTAGCGATTGGCAGTAAAACGCCTGCGGAAATTGGCTTGGCCATTATGGCGGATATCGTCCGCATCAAGAATTTGGGCCATTTAAGTGCCAAACCCGTGGTGCAAGGCACCTTAAATCAGCTGGCTCCGCTCAGTGAAGAAAATGGCGCCAGTTGCGCCATCTAA
- a CDS encoding MFS transporter, whose amino-acid sequence MSATGNQVISRSPIGLTLFSLAIGTFLLGLTEFSVMPMLPLIAEAFNVSTGKVGQVISAYAAGVVVGAPLLMMLTPKMNRRSALVLFAFMIFAFNGLSALAASFEQMVLFRFLSGLPHGAYFGTALLFGARLAPEGRSTLYMSRVFSGLTIATIVGVPLATLLAQNVSWRWALVLVSAGAFIACILLWRVLPSLAAEGEGLKKDLAVLKDPLIWPIVGIGVIGFGGVFCLYTYLADTMLAVTKVPEYYISIAMVIFGVGSTVGNWLLGHVRDRVVAKVTGIVLLYCMALAIIYVQAATNVWFLFGVVFLLGASLGLTTVIQAMLMRVAKGGHAVIGALLQCAFNSANAIGPVAGSYIFLNGYAANDTGYIAALLFGGGFIMWLISRVQGRQRNQELESAS is encoded by the coding sequence ATGAGTGCAACTGGTAATCAAGTGATCAGTCGTAGTCCGATCGGCTTGACCTTATTTTCGCTCGCCATCGGCACGTTTTTGTTAGGTTTAACCGAATTCTCGGTGATGCCGATGCTGCCGTTGATTGCTGAAGCGTTTAACGTGTCCACCGGCAAAGTGGGCCAAGTGATCAGTGCTTATGCTGCAGGCGTAGTGGTGGGTGCGCCGCTGTTGATGATGCTCACGCCAAAAATGAATCGCCGTTCAGCGTTGGTGTTATTTGCCTTTATGATTTTTGCTTTTAATGGCTTGAGCGCACTGGCGGCCTCGTTTGAGCAGATGGTGTTGTTCCGCTTTCTAAGTGGCTTACCGCATGGCGCTTATTTTGGAACAGCCTTGCTGTTTGGCGCACGCTTAGCGCCAGAAGGCCGCAGCACCCTGTATATGTCGCGGGTTTTCTCCGGCCTGACCATCGCCACCATTGTTGGTGTGCCGCTGGCCACCTTATTAGCGCAGAACGTCAGTTGGCGCTGGGCGCTGGTGTTAGTGTCGGCGGGTGCATTTATCGCCTGTATTCTGCTGTGGCGAGTTTTGCCGTCGTTGGCCGCCGAAGGCGAAGGGCTGAAAAAAGATTTAGCAGTGCTGAAAGATCCGCTGATCTGGCCGATTGTGGGTATTGGGGTGATTGGTTTTGGGGGCGTGTTCTGTCTCTACACCTATCTGGCCGACACCATGTTGGCCGTCACTAAGGTGCCGGAATATTACATATCCATCGCCATGGTGATCTTTGGGGTGGGTTCTACGGTGGGCAACTGGCTACTCGGCCATGTGCGCGATCGGGTGGTGGCCAAAGTCACCGGTATCGTGCTGCTGTATTGTATGGCGCTGGCCATTATCTATGTGCAAGCGGCCACCAATGTATGGTTCCTGTTCGGCGTAGTGTTTTTACTCGGTGCCAGCCTCGGTTTAACCACGGTTATTCAAGCGATGTTGATGCGGGTCGCCAAGGGCGGTCACGCCGTTATTGGGGCTTTGTTGCAATGTGCCTTTAACTCCGCCAACGCCATTGGTCCAGTCGCTGGGAGTTATATCTTCCTCAATGGCTATGCGGCAAACGATACCGGCTATATTGCGGCGCTGCTGTTTGGCGGTGGTTTTATCATGTGGCTGATCAGTCGCGTCCAAGGTCGACAACGTAATCAAGAACTGGAGTCGGCCAGTTAA
- a CDS encoding (2Fe-2S)-binding protein, whose product MAKFILNGKPVAVDVDGDTPLLWVIRDELNMTGTKFGCGIGTCGACTVHVGGRATRSCTTPLSAVEGAEITTIEGLSEQGTHPVQVAWQKHQVPQCGYCQSGQIMQAAALLKDMPNPSDEDIDAVMSGNICRCMTYVRIREAVREAANTMSMQGGKDEQTA is encoded by the coding sequence ATGGCTAAATTTATTTTGAACGGCAAGCCAGTGGCTGTCGATGTAGACGGTGACACTCCACTGTTGTGGGTGATCCGTGACGAACTGAACATGACCGGCACCAAATTTGGGTGCGGTATTGGTACTTGTGGGGCTTGTACTGTGCACGTGGGTGGCCGCGCTACCCGCTCATGCACCACACCACTCTCTGCCGTTGAAGGCGCAGAGATCACCACCATCGAAGGCTTGTCTGAACAAGGCACGCACCCAGTGCAAGTGGCTTGGCAAAAGCACCAAGTGCCACAATGTGGTTACTGCCAATCAGGTCAAATAATGCAAGCAGCTGCATTGCTGAAAGATATGCCGAATCCATCCGATGAAGATATCGATGCAGTAATGAGTGGCAACATCTGCCGCTGTATGACCTATGTGCGTATTCGTGAAGCAGTGCGCGAAGCGGCCAATACCATGAGCATGCAGGGAGGCAAAGATGAGCAGACTGCCTAA